GCCCGGGGTCTGCTGGGCGGCGGCGACGGTACCGCGCTGGTTCCCGTCGAGGCTGTGCTGCCCGATCTGCGACAGCCCCGGCGTGAGGCTGGCGGCCGTGGCACCGACCAGCAGCAGCGCGGCGACGAGCTGCCGGGCGAGGATCTGACTGGGCCCGGCGCCGGGAACGCGCCCCGGCACCCCCACCCCGGAGACGGCGGCCTTTATCTCCACGAGCACACAGGCGGTGAACTGCGCCCAGGCCAGCCACACGATGACGGTGAGAATGTGGAGGAAGGTGCCGGTGGTGATCGGCTGCTGGAGCCACTCCACCTTCGGCATCCCGCTCGGCAACGGCCACCCGACCGTCATGGCGAGCGCTCCGGGCACCCCGACCACCAGCACGGCGAGCGCGACGAACGCGAAGAACGCCTTGACGAAGTCCCCGAACGTCCGTCGCCGGATCCGCACGGGCTGGGGGGTGCGGTTGCGGGGCGTGCTCGCAGGCGTGGCGCTTCCCGTCGAGCTTGAACTGCGGCGTCGCGGCATGGCGGGTGTCCTGGGTGGTGTGTGTGGTGAAGGTGCGGTGGGCGCACTGGGTGCACTGGGCGCAGTGAGAGGTGTACTGAGCCTACAGAGATCTTATGTACGGCGTCGAAGAGCGGTCAGCCCCTGTGGACAACCTCCCTCTCCACCCCCGCTCACTTCCTCACGACCTGCCGGACAGGCCGGAGTTGCCCCACTTTCGACCGTGGTTCACTTGCACCCTTCGCAACTGCCACGCCACACTCTCACGTTCCCCACACAATCCCCAATGACCCGTCATGGGCGCATTACCCGCCCCTGATAGCGTCGTTCCCCGTTGCAATCGCCAATCCTCGGGGGAGATCCATCGTGGCCCGCCGCACCCTGCCCGTCACCGCCGCCGCGTTCGCCATGTCGGCGGCACTTCTGCTCTCCGCGTGCGGCGGGGGCGACGACACGTCGTCGGACGACATCAAGGGGGCGGACACGGGGTCGGGGAGGCCGTCGGCTTCGGCTTCCGCGTCGGCATCGCCCGCGGCGGACAGACCGGACGTGAGTCTCCCCAAGGACCTGGAGCTGGTCTTCGACTTCGAGACGCCCTCGGACGCGGACAACGCGGCGGCTCTCGCGGACGCGGCGAACTACATCCGTGCGCTCAACCACGGCATCACCGAGCAGGATCCCTCCGACCCCGCCTACCAGTACTACTCCGCCGGGGACGCGGCCCGATACGCGAACACCCAGATCAAGGAGTACGTGAAGGGCGGTTGGACGCTCACCGGCAAGGACCGCTACTACCGGGCGGAGACCAGCGCCGCCGGCGAGTCCAAGTCGGTGAAGCTCGTCCGCGTCGCGTTCTGCGAGGACCAGACCAAGGTCTACGGCAAGGAAGTGAAGAGCGGGAAGGTCCTCTCGACCGAGGCAGGTCCGGAGAACTACCTCAAGTTCAGCATCGTGATGGCTTCGGCGAAGAGCTCCCCGGTCTGGCGTGCCCAGCAGATCACGGTCAAGGAGAAGGCGACGGAATGCGAGGAGTGATCTCATTGCGTCGAGCGAAGTGGATCCTGCCCCTCGCCACGGGAGCCCTCCTCTGGACCGCGGGCACCGCCTACGCCGCCAAGCCGGTCCCCGGCGGACACGACACCACGCAGGGCGGCGCCGACGGCAAGACCCTGCTGGCCTCCGCCAGTCAGTCCCGGATCAAGGTCACCCAGGTCAGCGGCCCCACGAGCGGCAAGCGCGGTCCGGTCTCCTCGGTCGACGTCAACTGGAAGCCACCGGCCTGCTGGTACGAGCCGGTCTTCACACCCGCGTCGCTGAAGGACTTCTCGGAGAACACCGGTGTAGGGGACGTCGGCATCCACGAGTACTGGGCCGGTAAGGGACTCTGGACGGACTACTACCGGGACAAGAAGTCCACGATCAACTACTTCGAGGACGGGAAGACGGTCGAGGGCTACAAGAACTACAACCTCGGCCAGGACGGCTACTTCTGGCGCAGCGTGGCCCCGGACATCTCCGACCCGGACTCCTGGGACTGCTCCCGCATCATGTTCTGGCAGCCTGCGGGCCAGATCCCGAAGATCGCCCACGCGCCGACTCCCGAGACGCTGGCGAACTACGCCTACGACAAGGTAGAGGTACCCGACACCGAGATCGAGCTGAAGCCAACCACCAAATCCACAGTGAACCTGCCGACTTGGGTCTGGCTGGACAAAGGCACCTTCCAGGAGGTCAAGGTCCGCGCCGAGCTCCCGGACACGGGTCTGTGGGCGGAGACGACGGCCAAACCGGTCGCGCTGCACCTGGACCCGGGCACGGAGGACGCGCAGACGTTCCCCGCCTCGGGTGACTGCGAGATCAACGACGACGGCTCGATCGGCACCCCGTATTCCACGGGCGACGCCGACAAGACCCCGCCCTGCGGCATCCGCTACCTGAAGGCTACGAACGGCACGCCGTACCACCTCTCCGCGTCGGTGACCTGGCAGATCACGTGGGAGGGCTCCGGCGGCACGGGAGGCGACCTCCCCGACGGCACGTTCGAGACGACGCAGGACATGAACGTCCAGGAGATCCAGGCGATCAACCGCTGACGCGCGGAGTCCGACTCCCCTAGGAGCGACGCTGGAAGAGAAGCGTGAGCGGGCACCTGGATTCGTCATGACACTCGCCGTGACCTGCCTCGCACCCAGCCACCGCATCACACGGGGTCATCGGCGAACAGGTCCTCCGCCTGGCTCGCGTGGACAGCTCGCTGCGCCCACACCTCAAGCTGGTCCAGGTCGGAGCACGCTTCCACCCGGTCACGCACGGAGTCCGGGACCGCGATTCCGCGCCACTCGAGGATGTGCAGAGTCATCTCGGCACGATCCTCGATCCGGCCCTGCTCCCGCACCTTCTCGGCAACCTCGTGCCGGAAGAAGTAGTTCACCGGCATCATCAGCTCCTTCCAGATCTGCTTGGCCTGGGCATCGACCAGGCATGACTCGACGAACTGCGCGATCATTCCCGCGCTGTCGCCGTCAGTGGTCTCCAGAGCCGCCGCCAGCGGTCCCAGTATGGCAGCGGCGCCCGGCCCCTTACCATGCGTCATCGCCGAGAACGCCGCGAGGAACACATCCCGCCGCGCCTCCTCCTCGCTGGTGATGAGCGGCACGTTCTCCGGGCTCAGCACGAGCGGCCGTACGGTGAGCGAATGCCAGCCGGGCAGCCCCAGCCGGATCGGCCGGGCAGCCCAACGGGCCGTGGACCTGCTCTGGGTGAGCACGATCAGGACCGGCTCCCAGCGGTACTTCGCGTACAGGTAGCTGAGGTAGTAGGCCCAGCTGCTCCGCTTGTCGTCGTCCCGCGCTCCCTGTGACTCGACGACCAGCAGGTACACCCCTTCATCTGTCTCCGCCCGCAGCAGCGTGTCCACACGTCGCTCGATCGGCTCGATCTCGGTGAGATCCGCGTTCAGGACAGCGAAGTCGCGCGGCTCGGGGATGGGGATGTGCAACACATGCTGAAGGGTCCGCGTGAAACCCGCCGGGTCCTTCTGACTGAACCGGTGCAACCCTTCCTTTCCATACGACGTGATCAACGAGCTACGCCGCGACAAGGTCACACCACACGTACTTGCCCCGGTGGCCGTTCCTGGCGAGCGGCTGCCATCCCCAGACGTCGGCGGAGGCACGGACGAGGGCGAGCCCACGCCCTGCCTCGGCGCCGAGGAGCTTGGCCAACTCCCCCGGCGGCTCAGGCGGTTCAGGGTCCGCGTCCCACGCCCCGATCCGCAGCACGCCGCCCGCCCAGCTCACCCTCAGCGCCGCGGGGCCCTTCGTATGGCGTACGGCGTTGGAGACCAGCTCCGCCGCGAGCAGTTCGGCGGTGTCGACGAGGCGGATGAGGCCGTGCATGGTGAGGATGAGGCGGAGGGTGCGGCGGCAGACAGTGACCGCGCGGGGGTCGTGCGGGATGTAGAGGGAGTACTCCCAAGGCTCGGTTTCGGGCATGGCAGCTGAACTCCTGTCGGGGGTTGAGGGGTTGTGGCTCGGTCCGGTGGCAGTGCCGCAGCCGTCGTGGCAGGACGGAGTGGTGCGCTTCCGGGGGCCCGGCGTTCCGCAACGTGTGCGTCGCGTCACTGACAGTAGGGGCCAATTTTGGTCCGACGCAAGCCGTTGCCGTAATCTGCCCCTCGAACGAGGCACTGCCGCAAGGCAGTTGGGCGCAGGGAGAAGGACATGCCACGCAGGCAGCAGGCCACGGCGCGCCAGGCGCGCTTGGGCGCCGAGATGCGGAAACTCCGCGAGGCGGCAGGCCTGAAGGGGCGCGCAGCCGCCGCGCTGCTGGGTACGGACTCGGCACAGGTGAGCCAGGTCGAGGCGGGCCTCGCGGGTCTCAGCGAAGAGCGCCTGCGCCGGATGGCCGCCCACTACGCCTGCGCGGACGAGGAGTTGGTGTCAGCGCTGGCGGCGATGACCGCCGACCGGACGCGCGGCTGGTGGGAGGAGTACCAAGGCCTGCTGCCCACGCCGTTCCTGGACCTCGCCGAGCTGGAGCATCACGCCCGCTACCGCTGGGACGTGGACTTCCTGCACGTCCCCGGACTGTTGCAGACGCGGGACTACGCACACGCGCTCTTCTCCTACGTGAACCCGGAGCACCCCGCGAGCGAGCTGGACCGCTGGGTGGAGCACCGCATGCAGCGCAAGGTCATCATCGAGCGCCCCGATCCGATCCCGTACCGGACCGTGCTGCACGAAGCGGCACTCCGCATCCGTGTCGGCGACCGCGCCGCCACGCGGGCTCAGCTCACCCGCATCATCGAACTCTCCGAGGCCGACCACATCACCGTGCGCGTCATCCCCTTCGACCTGGACGGATTCGGCGGAGCCGGGAGCGACATGGTGTACGCGGGAGGTCCCGTCCCCGCGTTGGACACCGTGGTGCGAGACGGCCCCAACGGCACGGTGTTCATCGACGCCGAAGCTCAACTCAGCCGCTTTCGAACGCTCTTCCGTAAAGTGGAGGCGGAGTCACTGGAGCCCGGTCGTTCCCGCGACTTGATCCACAGGTTGACGAAGGAGCTGTGAGGCACCCCATGGACACCCCCGGCATCTGGCGAAAGTCGTCCTACTCCGGCGGAGGCGAGGGCAACGCCTGCGTAGAGATGGCGAACCTGCGCACCCACATAGCGATACGCGACTCCAAGCACCCAGCCCACGGCACCCTCGCCTTCCCACCCACCGCCTTCGCCACGTTCCTCAACAGCCTCAAGAGCCTCAAAGGCCTCAAGACGACCGAACTCTCCTCGTGAGCCTCTGCATCGCCTCGTCCGGCGTGGGCGCCAGAAGCGCGATGGAGTCCATGCCCACGTACACCGCGCCGTCCTCCGCGATCCCCAGGTACTGGTTCCGGCGGTCGACCATGCCGATCGGATAGAGGTACGTCCCGGCCTGCTCACTCAGGTCGTCGAAGATCTCTTCGTCCCACAGAGCGAGCAGCGGATCGAGCCGGAATTCACCCCAGGGCATGGAGTCCCACGGCTCCCGGAACGGGATCCCCACGCCACCGAATTCGGCAAGGAACCGCCGCGCGGCCTCGTGGATCTCGAATTCACCGTGCAGACGCAGCACGCTCTCCCAAGTCGCGGTAGGGACGGAACGCCCTGGGTACCACCCGGCGGCGCGCAGTACACGCCGGTCCGTGTCCTCTCCGACCGCCACCACCCCCACGCGATCCCAGAACGCGTGCGCGCGCACCGGAGTCCGTGGAGCCCAGAGGTCGGCCACAGCCGCCTGCGAGCGTACGAGAACGTCCAGCCCTCGGTCGGCGGAGTCGGCAAGCTGCTCTACGTCCTCCCTGGCGAGGTACAGAGCCCCGTCCTCCGCCATGGCCAGGTAACTGTTCCCGTTGTCGGCCCGGCCGACAGGGCACAAAGGCGTCCCGGCCTTCTCACTCAGCCTGGCGAAGGCCGCCTCGTCCCACTCAGCCGTGAGCGGGTCGAACCGGACGGCCGATCGCGTCGCGACAGCGTCCGCGGGCCAGCCGTAGGTCACCAACCCACCGAATTCGGCGAGGAATCGACGGGCGGCCTCATGGAAATGGAACAGGAAGAAACCGCGCTCACGAAGGAGTTCCTCCCACGTCTCGGTCGCCACCGAACGCCCCGGCTGCCATCCCGCCCGCCGCAGCACACGGTCCGTCTCCATGGACCAGCGCTGCATCGGCTCATGACTCATCTACGTGCCGATACGGGCCGACACGGCCCTGGCCACCAGTCGGTACACGAAATCACTGCTCCCGACGACCGCGTACGAATTTCCAGGCATCCTCGGCCGCATACGTGACGGTCAACCGCCAGGTCTCCAGTTTGTCCCACACCTTTGACGCGATCTTCCGCCACTTGAACCACGGCGGCAGTTGCCGGAACGGGACGTGGTCCAGGGTGTCGTCGACGGCGTTCTCGGCGATGCCGTGATGCCCCTCCGCACGCAGCGCCGCGTACAGCTCCGGTGTCAGCGTGCCGTTGAGCCGGGCCGCGGTGCCGGCCGCGGTGTAGGCGAAGATTCGCTGGTCGCGGTCCGGCAGCCGCATCGCCTTGAGGATGCGCGGCGAGGCGTCTTCCAGGGAGCAGTTGAAGGCCAGTCCGATCGCCGCCGTACCGAGGTGTTGCTCACCGCGCTCGTAGGCCGCGTCCCAGTCGGCGGGGTCGTCGAGACCCAGCAGACCCTCGCCGCTTTCCCAGTTCCACTCGGACGGCATGACTGGTCGTCTTCCTTCTTTCGTCCCTCACCCGTCGCACGGAGGCGGCGGGAGCACCTTCTGCTTCTTCTTGTTGTTGATCATCTTGGCCCTCACCAGCTTGGTCAGAGTGTTTTCCTTGACAGCGCTGGACGGGTACGAGGCCTGGACGTGGCCATGGTAGATCTCCTTGACGATCTTGCCGTTCTTGTCCGTGACGTAGTCGTGCCGGTCGAGCACCACGATCTCGTTGTTGACGTGGTCCACGCCGACGCGCCGGAAATCGTCCGCGTTGCTGCCGTCGCCCCGCGTGATGGATCGGTCCAGCGCGGCCTGGCCGTTCGAGGGAGCGCGGCCGATCTCGCCCTTGGCCGACGACGAGGAGCTCGAACCGTGCTTGTCGTACGTCGAGTCGTCGTAGATACGGATCGGCTCGTCGCCCTCCAGGCCGAGCGGGTCGCTCCAGCGCAGCGGGTTGTCGACGTAAGCGTGGTGGTTCGGCGCGGGTTCCAGGCCCAGGGGGTCCGGTGAGAGGTAGCTCGCGGTGTCCGGGTCGTAATAGCGGGACAGGTTGTAGTGCAGGCCCGTCTCCGGGTCGCGGTACTGGCCCGGGAAGGACAGTGGGCACAGGTCTCCGGCGTCGCCGCCGGGCAACGGCCGTCCCCACAGGGTCGTCGCCGAGCGCCAGGCGATCTCCCCGTCCTCACCGATCAGTTCGCTGGGCGTGCCGACCAGGTCGGTGACGATCGCGTAGAACCGCCGGTCGACCGAGGCCTGGTCGTCGTCGGCCCGCCACTGGCTGCGCACCTGCGCCGCCGCCCGGTGCGTGCCCGGCTCCCAGTCCCAGGTGTCGGTCTGCGCCACCCCGTCCCGCAGCGTCTGCTGCTCCGCGAGGTTGCCGGCGTCCCAGGTGAAGAGGGTCTCGTCGGCGACGGAACCGTCCTCGCGCACCCGTGCCTTTGCGGTGCGGCGGCCCAGCACGTCGTAGCGGTAACGCCATACGCCGTTGTCCGGCGTCGTCGCCTCGGTGAGGTGGTCGTCCGCGTCCCAGACGTACGTCCAGACGCGCCGCAGCCCGGACAGCGTGCGCCGGATCACCCGGGTCACCCGACCCTGCGCGTCGTGCTCGTAGGAGGTACGGCCCGCCGAGGTGACCTTGGTGCCGGAGTGCCGCGCCGCGCCCTGGGCGTCGTCGCCGCCCGGCGCCGGGTGCTCGGCGGCGGTGAGGTTGCCGAGGTCGTCGTAGGCGTAGGACTCGGTCCAGGTGTCCGCCGAAACCCGGGTGACGCGGCCCACGGGGTCGAGGTCGAAGCGGCGGGTGCCGGAGAGGCGGTCGGTGATCGCGGTCAGGTGGCCGTCCGCGCGATAGGCGTAGGCGCGGGCCTGGCGGACCGTGGGAGCGCCTTGCTGGCTGCTGCCGCCGGTGGCCGTCGCCGCCTGGACGACCTGCTCCACCAGGCGGTGGCCGGAGTCCCACGACTGCGTCAGGGTGGCCGCCGCGCCCAGGCCCCGGGAGGTCTCCCGGCCGGCCGCGTCGAACGCGAAGGTCAGCTCACCGGCCGCGGTGACGAGCGAGACGGGCAGGCCCGCGGAGTCGTACGACCACTGCGACACCGCACCCGAGGGTGTGGTCCGGCGGATGCGCCGCCCCAGCAGGTCGTAGGCGCTGGTGACGGTCCGGCCGTCCACCGCCTCGGCGACGATCCTGCCCGCCGCGTCATACGCGTACGAGACGCGGCTGTCGGCGTTCACGGCCTCGGTCAGCCGTCCGGACACGTCGTACCGCAGCTCGGTGACCGCGCCGCTGTCGGTCTGCGCCGTCACGACCCGGCCCGCGAGGTCACGGGTGATCCGCACCGACTGGCCGGTGCCGTTCCTGCGCTCGATCTGGCGGCCGGTCGGGTCATAGGCGTAGGTGAGCGTGCGGCCGTCGAAGTCCGTCTCGGCGAGCAGGTGGCCGGCCGCGTCGTAGTCGTAACTCCACCGGCCGCCCTGCGGGTTGGTCACGGCGGTGAGGCGCAGCTCGGCGTCGTGGGTGAAGACGTAGCGGGTGCCGTCCGGGTCGGTCCGGGCGCTGGGCAGGTCGAACGCGCCGTACTCGAAGACGGTGGCGGAACCGCCCGGCTCGCGGTGTTCGGTGAGGTTGCCCTCCGCGTCGTAGGCCCAGGACTCCCGGCCGCCGTCCGCGCGCTCGCGCCACAGCAGCAGGCCCTCGGGGTTCCAGCTCTGGCGGACGGTGCCGCCGACGGGGTCGTCGATGCGTACGACACGGCCGTACACGTCCCGTTGCACCGTCACGACGCTGCCGCGCGGGTCGACGACCCGCACCGGCATCCCGGTGCCGTCGGTGTCGTACCGGAACGTGTTGCCGAGCGCGTCGGTCTGCGCGATCCGGTGCCCGCGTTCGTCGTACGCGTACGAGGTCACCGCGCCCAGCGGGTCGGTGCTGGTGAGCAGGTTGCCCCGGTCGTCGTAGGTGCACTCCCAGCGCGAGCCGTCGGGCTGAGTGACGGCGACGGGCTGGGCGTCGGCGTCGTACTCCACCTCGATGCTGGTGCCGTCGGGCCGGTCCATGCGCACCGGCTCGCCGTGCGCGCCGAGCG
This DNA window, taken from Streptomyces sp. NBC_00663, encodes the following:
- a CDS encoding ATP-binding protein translates to MPETEPWEYSLYIPHDPRAVTVCRRTLRLILTMHGLIRLVDTAELLAAELVSNAVRHTKGPAALRVSWAGGVLRIGAWDADPEPPEPPGELAKLLGAEAGRGLALVRASADVWGWQPLARNGHRGKYVWCDLVAA
- a CDS encoding SUKH-3 domain-containing protein is translated as MSHEPMQRWSMETDRVLRRAGWQPGRSVATETWEELLRERGFFLFHFHEAARRFLAEFGGLVTYGWPADAVATRSAVRFDPLTAEWDEAAFARLSEKAGTPLCPVGRADNGNSYLAMAEDGALYLAREDVEQLADSADRGLDVLVRSQAAVADLWAPRTPVRAHAFWDRVGVVAVGEDTDRRVLRAAGWYPGRSVPTATWESVLRLHGEFEIHEAARRFLAEFGGVGIPFREPWDSMPWGEFRLDPLLALWDEEIFDDLSEQAGTYLYPIGMVDRRNQYLGIAEDGAVYVGMDSIALLAPTPDEAMQRLTRRVRSS
- a CDS encoding DUF397 domain-containing protein, whose product is MDTPGIWRKSSYSGGGEGNACVEMANLRTHIAIRDSKHPAHGTLAFPPTAFATFLNSLKSLKGLKTTELSS
- a CDS encoding helix-turn-helix domain-containing protein, with protein sequence MPRRQQATARQARLGAEMRKLREAAGLKGRAAAALLGTDSAQVSQVEAGLAGLSEERLRRMAAHYACADEELVSALAAMTADRTRGWWEEYQGLLPTPFLDLAELEHHARYRWDVDFLHVPGLLQTRDYAHALFSYVNPEHPASELDRWVEHRMQRKVIIERPDPIPYRTVLHEAALRIRVGDRAATRAQLTRIIELSEADHITVRVIPFDLDGFGGAGSDMVYAGGPVPALDTVVRDGPNGTVFIDAEAQLSRFRTLFRKVEAESLEPGRSRDLIHRLTKEL
- a CDS encoding DUF6531 domain-containing protein; its protein translation is MAGHRPTDWHVLDLDKDPTPGDPDRIKRLAKTLHDFADDVSDALRLVNGMAGEDTLLEWAGKSAEVFKDEFGDVPKNLKKLKKSYELCGDALTDFWPKLERAQALADRALAKGREAQSDLSSASSRLTSADSWVTRANKEADKYKDDPTGSKSGGDKPDEGKVRAATRDAQHAKTAQTSAQSDVDSAQDALAAAKKMAADARKMREEAAHTAKTKIDEASDAGIQNRSWWEEVGDWFTDNWDNIVAVCKIVVAVVGVIAMIIGGPILGAIVLIAALVVLADTLYKYSKGQASLWDVGLAALDCIPGMKGLTTLGGLAKGLKMLGKGGLKAMAKGLGKKGLRKEADEAAAHSKPPKGRCKNGDPIDMISGEMLMQETDVDLPGLLPTVLRRTHLSTYPYGRSFGQSWASTLDERLELDDEGAVFATEDGMLLFYPVPTPGTSVLPSEGPRLLLDWDGAPGTPVRITDPGSGITRHFAPRRRPTAADDVFTLPLAAITDRNGLRIDFDRDDDGTPVAVRDSAGRHVYVDTDADSGRVTGLRLHNPEDGPDGTTLKRFGYDPDGNLTEIHNSSGLPRKLTYDARGRITSWTDRNAYSYRFTYDALDRCTGGTGSDGSLASSITYDTESRETRYTDALGHTTTYHYNELLQLTAETDPLGHRTYSEWDRYGRMLSRTDELGRTTRFTLGAHGEPVRMDRPDGTSIEVEYDADAQPVAVTQPDGSRWECTYDDRGNLLTSTDPLGAVTSYAYDERGHRIAQTDALGNTFRYDTDGTGMPVRVVDPRGSVVTVQRDVYGRVVRIDDPVGGTVRQSWNPEGLLLWRERADGGRESWAYDAEGNLTEHREPGGSATVFEYGAFDLPSARTDPDGTRYVFTHDAELRLTAVTNPQGGRWSYDYDAAGHLLAETDFDGRTLTYAYDPTGRQIERRNGTGQSVRITRDLAGRVVTAQTDSGAVTELRYDVSGRLTEAVNADSRVSYAYDAAGRIVAEAVDGRTVTSAYDLLGRRIRRTTPSGAVSQWSYDSAGLPVSLVTAAGELTFAFDAAGRETSRGLGAAATLTQSWDSGHRLVEQVVQAATATGGSSQQGAPTVRQARAYAYRADGHLTAITDRLSGTRRFDLDPVGRVTRVSADTWTESYAYDDLGNLTAAEHPAPGGDDAQGAARHSGTKVTSAGRTSYEHDAQGRVTRVIRRTLSGLRRVWTYVWDADDHLTEATTPDNGVWRYRYDVLGRRTAKARVREDGSVADETLFTWDAGNLAEQQTLRDGVAQTDTWDWEPGTHRAAAQVRSQWRADDDQASVDRRFYAIVTDLVGTPSELIGEDGEIAWRSATTLWGRPLPGGDAGDLCPLSFPGQYRDPETGLHYNLSRYYDPDTASYLSPDPLGLEPAPNHHAYVDNPLRWSDPLGLEGDEPIRIYDDSTYDKHGSSSSSSAKGEIGRAPSNGQAALDRSITRGDGSNADDFRRVGVDHVNNEIVVLDRHDYVTDKNGKIVKEIYHGHVQASYPSSAVKENTLTKLVRAKMINNKKKQKVLPPPPCDG